In Candidatus Sericytochromatia bacterium, the sequence ACGCGCGCCCCTCGGGCACCTGCTCTACAACTTTGAATTCGAACAGGTAGACCTTAACGCCCACCCGCAGGGCCAGGTCGATGCGGCCCTTGTTGGTGGCATCCTCGACGCGGGCATCGAGGCCC encodes:
- a CDS encoding PD-(D/E)XK nuclease domain-containing protein, which encodes GLDARVEDATNKGRIDLALRVGVKVYLFEFKVVEQVPEGRALAQLQAKGYAEKYREPGVTITLVGIEFSREQRNLVGFEVAPG